A single region of the Streptomyces vilmorinianum genome encodes:
- the sucB gene encoding 2-oxoglutarate dehydrogenase, E2 component, dihydrolipoamide succinyltransferase: MSVSVTLPALGESVTEGTVTRWLKAEGERVEADEPLLEVSTDKVDTEIPAPASGVLASIKVAEDETVEVGAELAIIDDGSGAAPAAAPAPAAEPAPAAAPAPVAEAPAAPAAPAAPAPAAAPAGGATGTDVVLPALGESVTEGTVTRWLKSVGETVEADEPLLEVSTDKVDTEIPAPASGVLLEIVVAEDETAEVGAKLAVIGAAGAAPAAPAPAAPAAPAAAPAPAAPAAPAPAPAPAAPAAAPAPVAPAAPAPVAAPAPVAPAAPAVSPAAPEDEGAYVTPLVRKLASEHGVALASVKGTGVGGRIRKQDVLAAAEAKKAAPAPAAAAPVAAAKAPALEVSPLRGQTVKMTRMRKVIGDNMMKALHGQAQLSSVVEVDITKLMKLRGQAKDSFAAREGVKLSPMPFFVKAAAQALKAHPVINARINEDEGTITYFDSENIGIAVDSEKGLMTPVIKGAGDLNIAGIAKATAELAGKVRGNKITPDELAGATFTISNTGSRGALFDTIIVPPNQVAILGIGATVKRPAVIETAEGTVIGVRDMTYLTLSYDHRLVDGADAARYLTAVKAILEAGEFEVELGL, encoded by the coding sequence ATGTCGGTTTCCGTAACCCTGCCGGCGCTCGGCGAGAGCGTCACCGAGGGCACCGTCACCCGCTGGCTCAAGGCCGAGGGTGAGCGTGTCGAGGCCGACGAGCCGCTGCTCGAGGTCTCGACCGACAAGGTCGACACCGAGATCCCCGCCCCCGCGTCGGGCGTCCTCGCCTCCATCAAGGTCGCCGAGGACGAGACCGTCGAGGTCGGCGCCGAGCTGGCCATCATCGACGACGGTTCGGGCGCCGCTCCCGCGGCCGCTCCGGCCCCCGCCGCCGAGCCGGCTCCGGCCGCCGCCCCCGCGCCGGTCGCCGAGGCTCCGGCCGCTCCGGCCGCGCCCGCCGCCCCGGCTCCGGCTGCCGCTCCTGCCGGTGGCGCCACCGGTACGGACGTCGTCCTGCCGGCGCTCGGCGAGTCCGTCACCGAGGGCACCGTGACCCGCTGGCTGAAGTCGGTCGGCGAGACCGTCGAGGCCGACGAGCCGCTGCTCGAGGTCTCCACGGACAAGGTCGACACCGAGATCCCCGCCCCGGCCTCGGGCGTGCTGCTCGAGATCGTGGTCGCCGAGGACGAGACCGCCGAGGTCGGCGCCAAGCTGGCCGTCATCGGCGCCGCGGGTGCCGCCCCGGCCGCCCCGGCCCCGGCTGCTCCCGCCGCGCCCGCCGCCGCCCCGGCCCCGGCCGCCCCCGCCGCCCCGGCTCCGGCTCCCGCCCCGGCCGCCCCGGCCGCCGCTCCGGCTCCGGTCGCGCCCGCCGCCCCGGCCCCCGTGGCCGCTCCGGCTCCGGTCGCGCCCGCCGCTCCGGCCGTCTCCCCGGCCGCCCCGGAGGACGAGGGCGCGTACGTGACCCCGCTGGTCCGCAAGCTCGCCTCCGAGCACGGCGTCGCCCTGGCGTCCGTCAAGGGCACCGGCGTCGGCGGCCGTATCCGCAAGCAGGACGTCCTCGCGGCCGCCGAGGCCAAGAAGGCCGCCCCGGCCCCCGCCGCCGCCGCTCCGGTGGCCGCTGCGAAGGCCCCGGCCCTCGAGGTCTCCCCGCTGCGTGGTCAGACCGTCAAGATGACCCGCATGCGCAAGGTCATCGGCGACAACATGATGAAGGCGCTGCACGGCCAGGCCCAGCTGTCCTCGGTCGTCGAGGTCGACATCACCAAGCTGATGAAGCTGCGCGGCCAGGCGAAGGACTCCTTCGCCGCCCGCGAGGGCGTGAAGCTCTCCCCGATGCCGTTCTTCGTCAAGGCGGCGGCCCAGGCGCTGAAGGCCCACCCGGTCATCAACGCCCGGATCAACGAGGACGAGGGCACCATCACGTACTTCGACTCGGAGAACATCGGCATCGCCGTGGACTCCGAGAAGGGTCTGATGACGCCGGTCATCAAGGGTGCGGGCGACCTGAACATCGCCGGTATCGCCAAGGCCACGGCCGAGCTGGCCGGCAAGGTCCGCGGCAACAAGATCACCCCGGACGAGCTGGCCGGTGCGACCTTCACCATCAGCAACACCGGTTCGCGCGGTGCGCTGTTCGACACGATCATCGTGCCGCCGAACCAGGTCGCCATCCTGGGCATCGGTGCCACGGTCAAGCGCCCGGCCGTCATCGAGACCGCCGAGGGCACCGTCATCGGCGTCCGCGACATGACGTACCTGACGCTCTCCTACGACCACCGTCTGGTGGACGGCGCCGACGCCGCCCGCTACCTGACGGCCGTCAAGGCGATCCTGGAGGCCGGCGAGTTCGAGGTCGAGCTCGGCCTGTAA
- the lpdA gene encoding dihydrolipoyl dehydrogenase: MANDASTVFDLVILGGGSGGYAAALRGAQLGLDVALIEKNKLGGTCLHNGCIPTKALLHAGEVADQAREAEQFGVKASFEGIDIKAVHKYKDDVISGLYKGLQGLVASRKVTYIEGHGRLSSPTSVDVDGRRVEGRHVLLATGSVPKSLPGLEIDGNRIISSDHALTLDRVPESAIILGGGVIGVEFASAWKSFGTDVTVIEGLKHLVPVEDENSSKLLERAFRKRGIKFNLGTFFQSAEYTENGVKVTLADGKTFEAEVLLVAIGRGPVSAGLGYEEQGVAMDRGYVLVDEYMRTNVPTISAVGDLVPTLQLAHVGFAEGILVAERLAGLKTVPIDYDGVPRVTYCHPEVASVGITEAKAKEIYGADKVVALKYNLAGNGKSKILKTAGEIKLVQVKDGAVVGVHMVGDRMGEQVGEAQLIYNWEALPAEVAQLIHAHPTQNEALGEAHLALAGKPLHSHD; this comes from the coding sequence GTGGCGAACGACGCCAGCACCGTTTTCGACCTAGTGATCCTCGGCGGCGGTAGCGGCGGTTATGCCGCGGCGCTGCGCGGAGCGCAGCTGGGCCTGGACGTCGCACTGATCGAGAAGAACAAGCTCGGCGGCACCTGCCTGCACAACGGCTGCATCCCCACGAAGGCGCTGCTCCACGCCGGCGAGGTCGCCGACCAGGCGCGCGAGGCGGAGCAGTTCGGTGTCAAGGCCTCCTTCGAGGGCATCGACATCAAGGCCGTGCACAAGTACAAGGACGACGTGATCTCGGGCCTCTACAAGGGTCTGCAGGGTCTCGTCGCCTCCCGTAAGGTGACGTACATCGAGGGCCACGGCCGCCTCTCCTCCCCCACCTCCGTCGACGTGGACGGCCGCCGCGTCGAGGGCCGTCACGTCCTCCTCGCCACCGGTTCCGTACCGAAGTCGCTGCCGGGCCTGGAGATCGACGGCAACCGGATCATCTCCTCGGATCACGCGCTGACCCTGGACCGTGTCCCGGAGTCCGCGATCATCCTCGGCGGCGGTGTCATCGGCGTCGAGTTCGCGTCCGCGTGGAAGTCCTTCGGCACCGACGTGACCGTCATCGAGGGTCTGAAGCACCTAGTCCCGGTCGAGGACGAGAACAGCTCCAAGCTTCTTGAGCGCGCCTTCCGCAAGCGCGGCATCAAGTTCAACCTCGGCACGTTCTTCCAGTCCGCCGAGTACACCGAGAACGGCGTCAAGGTCACCCTGGCCGACGGCAAGACCTTCGAGGCCGAGGTGCTGCTGGTCGCCATCGGCCGCGGCCCGGTCTCGGCCGGTCTCGGTTACGAGGAGCAGGGCGTCGCGATGGACCGCGGCTACGTGCTCGTCGACGAGTACATGCGGACGAACGTCCCGACGATCTCCGCGGTGGGCGACCTGGTCCCCACCCTCCAGCTCGCGCACGTCGGCTTCGCCGAGGGCATCCTGGTGGCGGAGCGTCTGGCCGGTCTGAAGACCGTTCCGATCGACTACGACGGCGTGCCGCGGGTGACGTACTGCCACCCCGAGGTCGCCTCCGTCGGTATCACCGAGGCCAAGGCCAAGGAGATCTACGGCGCGGACAAGGTCGTCGCCCTGAAGTACAACCTCGCGGGCAACGGCAAGAGCAAGATCCTCAAGACCGCGGGCGAGATCAAGCTCGTCCAGGTCAAGGACGGTGCCGTGGTCGGCGTCCACATGGTCGGTGACCGCATGGGCGAGCAGGTCGGCGAAGCGCAGCTGATCTACAACTGGGAGGCGCTGCCGGCCGAGGTCGCGCAGCTCATCCACGCCCACCCGACGCAGAACGAGGCGCTCGGCGAGGCCCACCTGGCCCTGGCCGGCAAGCCTCTGCACTCCCACGACTGA
- a CDS encoding leucyl aminopeptidase — protein sequence MTALTLSTAGAATLRADALVVGVAKSGKGLVVAPGAEAVDKAFDGKLAAVLETLGAAGAEGEATKLPAPAGLKAPVVLAVGLGSAPEDGEVYGAEALRRAAGTAARTLHGTKKAAFALPVASAEDAEAIAEGALLGAYTFTAYQDSKNGKDAKKPLAEVALLGGKPRDKAFKAAAERAQALTEEINRARDLINMPPNDLTPATFAAQAQAAGKEHGLKVQVLDEKALAKGGFGGILGVGNGSENPPRLVRIAYTHPEAEKTLALVGKGITYDSGGISLKPAGHNETMKCDMSGAAAVFAAVVAAARIGLAVNVTGWLALAENMPSGSATRPGDVLRMYSGKTVEVLNTDAEGRLVLADALTRASEENPDAIVDVATLTGAMVLALGHRMFGIMANDDDYRTAIHEIAEEVGEQSWPMPLPVELRKGMDSPTADIANMGERMGGGLVAGLFLQEFVGEGITWAHLDIAGPAFHEGAPYGYTPKGGTGSAVRTLVKLAERTADGEL from the coding sequence GTGACTGCTCTCACTCTCAGCACTGCCGGTGCGGCGACGCTGCGCGCCGACGCCCTCGTCGTCGGCGTCGCGAAGTCCGGAAAGGGCCTGGTCGTCGCCCCCGGCGCCGAGGCCGTGGACAAGGCGTTCGACGGTAAGCTCGCCGCCGTCCTGGAGACCCTGGGCGCCGCGGGTGCCGAGGGTGAAGCGACCAAGCTGCCCGCCCCCGCCGGCCTGAAGGCCCCTGTCGTGCTCGCCGTCGGCCTGGGCTCCGCCCCCGAGGACGGCGAGGTGTACGGCGCCGAGGCGCTGCGCCGCGCCGCCGGTACCGCCGCCCGCACCCTGCACGGCACGAAGAAGGCCGCGTTCGCGCTGCCGGTCGCGTCCGCCGAGGACGCCGAGGCGATCGCGGAGGGCGCGCTGCTCGGCGCGTACACCTTCACCGCGTACCAGGACAGCAAGAACGGCAAGGACGCGAAGAAGCCGCTGGCCGAGGTCGCCCTGCTCGGCGGCAAGCCGCGCGACAAGGCCTTCAAGGCCGCCGCGGAGCGCGCGCAGGCGCTCACCGAGGAGATCAACCGCGCCCGCGACCTGATCAACATGCCGCCGAACGACCTCACGCCGGCCACCTTCGCCGCCCAGGCGCAGGCCGCGGGCAAGGAGCACGGCCTCAAGGTCCAGGTCCTCGACGAGAAGGCGCTGGCCAAGGGCGGCTTCGGCGGCATCCTGGGCGTCGGCAACGGCTCGGAGAACCCGCCGCGGCTCGTCCGGATCGCGTACACCCACCCGGAGGCGGAGAAGACCCTGGCCCTGGTCGGCAAGGGCATCACCTACGACTCGGGCGGCATCTCCCTGAAGCCGGCCGGTCACAACGAGACGATGAAGTGCGACATGAGCGGCGCCGCCGCCGTGTTCGCCGCGGTCGTCGCCGCCGCCCGGATCGGTCTGGCCGTCAACGTCACCGGCTGGCTGGCGCTCGCCGAGAACATGCCGTCGGGCTCGGCCACCCGCCCCGGCGACGTGCTGCGCATGTACAGCGGCAAGACCGTCGAGGTCCTCAACACGGACGCCGAGGGCCGGCTGGTCCTGGCCGACGCGCTGACCCGCGCCTCGGAGGAGAACCCGGACGCGATCGTCGACGTGGCGACCCTGACCGGCGCGATGGTCCTGGCGCTCGGCCACCGCATGTTCGGGATCATGGCCAACGACGACGACTACCGCACCGCGATCCACGAGATCGCCGAGGAGGTCGGCGAGCAGTCCTGGCCGATGCCGCTCCCCGTGGAGCTGCGCAAGGGCATGGACTCCCCGACCGCGGACATCGCGAACATGGGCGAGCGGATGGGCGGCGGCCTGGTCGCCGGTCTGTTCCTGCAGGAGTTCGTGGGCGAGGGCATCACCTGGGCCCACCTCGACATCGCGGGCCCGGCCTTCCACGAGGGCGCGCCGTACGGCTACACCCCGAAGGGCGGCACGGGATCCGCGGTCCGCACCCTGGTGAAGCTGGCGGAGCGTACGGCCGACGGCGAGCTCTGA
- the pelF gene encoding GT4 family glycosyltransferase PelF, whose amino-acid sequence MPSSGRHVTMLTEGTYPHVHGGVSTWCDQLVRGMPEVDFAVLALTGSGREPVTWELPPNVYRHTSFPLWGAAPERGGRPLLGRRRSRFADTYERFLLSILDPEAGYDFGEGLYALAELARRGRLTAALRSERTLRSLMWIWTMPHLPTAAARPTVHDALTATDLLEHALRPLAARISDSSVAHAVSSGLATLPALAAQHFEGVPFLLTEHGIYLRERYLGYRTEAQRWPVKALMLGFYRELNTLGYRKADLITPCNQYNRRWEERGGAPADRIRTVYNGVDPAAFPWAGPEPEVPTLSWCGRIDPIKDLETLIRAYAISRAELPELRLRLFGPVPAGNEDYRTRLEKLAAELGVTDGITFEGRVSDVAGAYAAGSVVVLSSISEGFPFSLIEAMSCGRATVSTDVGGVREAVGDTGVVVPPREPAVMAAAVTELLRDGERRAELGRRARQRVVDRFTLHRSVDGFRQIYRELAGQPVCPAPEPEDWTVRLTDPWRQDLVGGGSLS is encoded by the coding sequence ATGCCGAGCAGTGGCCGTCACGTCACCATGCTCACCGAAGGCACCTATCCGCACGTCCACGGGGGAGTGAGCACGTGGTGCGACCAGCTCGTCCGGGGCATGCCGGAGGTCGACTTCGCCGTCCTCGCGCTCACCGGCAGCGGGCGTGAACCGGTCACCTGGGAGCTGCCGCCCAACGTGTACCGCCACACCTCGTTCCCGCTCTGGGGCGCCGCCCCGGAGCGGGGCGGCCGGCCCCTGCTGGGCCGTCGGCGCAGCCGCTTCGCCGACACCTACGAGCGCTTCCTGCTCTCGATCCTCGACCCCGAGGCCGGCTACGACTTCGGCGAGGGCCTCTACGCCCTGGCCGAACTGGCCCGGCGCGGAAGGCTCACCGCCGCCCTGCGCTCCGAGCGCACGCTGCGTTCGCTGATGTGGATCTGGACCATGCCGCACCTGCCGACGGCCGCGGCCCGGCCCACCGTCCACGACGCCCTCACCGCCACCGACCTGCTGGAACACGCGCTGCGCCCGCTCGCCGCCCGGATATCCGACAGCAGCGTCGCGCACGCGGTCTCCAGCGGACTCGCGACCCTGCCGGCGCTCGCCGCCCAGCACTTCGAAGGGGTGCCCTTCCTGCTCACCGAACACGGCATCTATCTCCGCGAGCGCTACCTCGGATACCGCACCGAGGCCCAGCGCTGGCCCGTCAAGGCCCTGATGCTCGGCTTCTACCGCGAGCTCAACACCCTCGGCTACCGCAAGGCCGACCTGATCACCCCCTGCAACCAGTACAACCGGCGCTGGGAGGAGCGCGGCGGCGCCCCCGCCGACCGCATCCGGACCGTCTACAACGGCGTGGACCCGGCCGCGTTCCCCTGGGCGGGCCCCGAACCGGAGGTCCCCACGCTCAGCTGGTGCGGCCGGATCGACCCCATCAAGGACCTGGAGACGCTGATCCGGGCGTACGCGATCTCCCGCGCCGAACTGCCCGAGCTGAGGCTGCGGTTGTTCGGCCCGGTCCCGGCCGGGAACGAGGACTACCGGACCCGCCTGGAGAAGCTGGCGGCCGAGCTGGGCGTCACCGACGGCATCACCTTCGAGGGGCGGGTCTCCGATGTGGCCGGCGCCTATGCGGCGGGGAGCGTGGTGGTGCTGTCCTCGATCAGCGAGGGCTTCCCCTTCTCCCTGATCGAGGCGATGTCCTGCGGCCGGGCGACGGTCTCCACGGACGTGGGCGGGGTACGGGAGGCCGTCGGCGACACGGGAGTCGTCGTCCCGCCGCGCGAGCCCGCCGTGATGGCCGCGGCCGTGACGGAGCTGCTGCGCGACGGGGAGCGGCGGGCCGAACTGGGGCGCAGGGCCCGGCAGCGGGTCGTCGACCGGTTCACGCTGCACCGCTCGGTGGACGGCTTCCGGCAGATCTACCGCGAGCTCGCCGGACAGCCGGTGTGCCCGGCGCCCGAACCGGAGGACTGGACGGTCCGCCTCACCGACCCCTGGCGCCAGGACCTCGTCGGCGGAGGCTCCCTGTCATGA
- a CDS encoding spherulation-specific family 4 protein, with protein sequence MNSSLLVPFYEHPADRPEDWSAVIEAAPSLYGVVINPANGAGTRPDPAFAAVAERLRAAGVRVLGYTDTAYGRRPHGEVVAELLRHRDWYGADGAFLDQVPTAPDALAHVRRVGVAARAAGARTLVLNHGAHPDPGYAELADLLVTFEGPWDTYRGLDLPVADHYCHLVYAAPREAQPTTRVHCTVPGTGAHPWGTLPHALEPCRQHG encoded by the coding sequence GTGAACTCCTCCCTGCTGGTGCCCTTCTACGAGCATCCGGCCGACCGGCCCGAGGACTGGTCCGCCGTGATCGAGGCCGCGCCGTCGCTCTACGGCGTGGTCATCAACCCCGCGAACGGCGCGGGGACGCGCCCCGACCCCGCCTTCGCCGCCGTCGCCGAGCGGCTCCGGGCCGCCGGGGTGCGTGTGCTCGGCTACACCGACACCGCGTACGGCCGCCGGCCGCACGGCGAGGTCGTCGCCGAACTGCTGCGCCACCGCGACTGGTACGGGGCCGACGGCGCCTTCCTCGACCAGGTGCCCACCGCGCCCGATGCCCTCGCCCACGTCCGCCGCGTCGGCGTCGCCGCCCGCGCCGCCGGGGCCCGGACGCTGGTCCTCAACCACGGCGCGCACCCCGACCCCGGCTACGCCGAACTCGCCGATCTGCTGGTCACCTTCGAGGGCCCCTGGGACACGTACCGCGGCCTGGACCTGCCGGTCGCCGACCACTACTGCCATCTGGTCTACGCGGCCCCCCGCGAGGCCCAGCCGACCACGCGCGTCCACTGCACGGTCCCGGGCACCGGCGCCCACCCCTGGGGCACGCTCCCGCACGCCCTGGAGCCGTGCCGGCAGCACGGATGA
- a CDS encoding septum formation family protein has translation MIRRLARTAAALAAASLLLTACGGGADDGGAEPKASPSQHPVFDQPLDRQVFLALRETQKAGTASFTQTLTFESRKGRAVQTVSGRLDFARGVGEATVSWRIPEKFDERAKETLLGRTPGRGHGDTSGSYLIDRQQIRYRAESSPYWLAYSSADTLGVFGDDPIDHLRGTESPVGGMLLEGISGAKAQKQHPAGAGRDYRAELPHTVTQEMFPRDLSNELRTPLYVAPGVEEAGHPLTVSVDAQGRITHGRADLTGLLEKEGGVFAGMTSLTMELTLSGYGASQPATTPTGKVRKAAEAVLPVAEVKAGNCVDFNTGQREAQSVVSVPCAEPHDGRVWAQKSLGERAYPGAAAARSAARDACRDAYRAAPSSWTKESVQAGRYWYMWSSERAWRDAGAGRVTCYVETRKGAS, from the coding sequence GTGATCAGACGCCTCGCCCGTACCGCCGCCGCGCTCGCCGCCGCCTCCCTGCTGCTCACCGCCTGCGGCGGTGGTGCCGACGACGGGGGTGCCGAGCCGAAGGCGAGCCCTTCGCAGCACCCGGTCTTCGACCAGCCGCTCGACCGCCAGGTCTTCCTGGCCCTGCGCGAGACGCAGAAGGCGGGCACCGCGAGCTTCACCCAGACGCTGACCTTCGAGTCGAGGAAGGGCCGGGCCGTGCAGACGGTCAGCGGCCGGCTCGACTTCGCGCGGGGCGTGGGCGAGGCGACGGTGAGCTGGCGGATACCGGAGAAGTTCGACGAGCGGGCCAAGGAGACGCTCCTCGGCCGGACTCCCGGCCGGGGCCACGGCGACACCTCGGGCAGCTATCTGATCGACCGGCAGCAGATCCGCTACCGCGCGGAGTCCTCGCCGTACTGGCTCGCGTACAGCAGCGCCGACACCCTCGGGGTCTTCGGGGACGACCCGATCGACCACCTGCGCGGCACGGAGAGCCCGGTCGGCGGCATGCTGCTGGAAGGCATCAGCGGTGCGAAGGCGCAGAAGCAGCACCCCGCGGGCGCCGGCCGCGACTACCGGGCCGAGCTGCCGCACACCGTGACGCAGGAGATGTTCCCGCGGGATCTGAGCAACGAGCTCAGAACCCCTCTGTACGTCGCCCCCGGCGTGGAAGAGGCCGGGCATCCCCTGACCGTGTCCGTGGACGCCCAGGGCAGGATCACCCACGGCCGGGCGGACCTCACCGGCCTCCTGGAGAAGGAGGGGGGCGTCTTCGCCGGTATGACCTCCCTGACGATGGAGCTCACCCTCAGCGGGTACGGCGCGTCGCAGCCGGCCACGACCCCCACGGGGAAGGTCCGGAAGGCCGCCGAGGCCGTGCTGCCCGTCGCCGAGGTGAAGGCCGGGAACTGCGTCGACTTCAACACCGGGCAGCGCGAGGCGCAGTCGGTCGTGAGCGTGCCCTGCGCGGAGCCTCACGACGGGCGGGTGTGGGCGCAGAAGTCGCTCGGCGAGCGCGCGTACCCCGGCGCGGCCGCCGCGAGGTCCGCGGCGCGTGACGCCTGCCGCGACGCGTACCGCGCCGCCCCGTCCTCCTGGACGAAGGAGTCCGTGCAGGCCGGCCGTTACTGGTACATGTGGTCGTCCGAGCGCGCGTGGCGGGACGCCGGCGCCGGGCGCGTCACCTGCTACGTCGAGACCCGCAAGGGCGCGTCCTAG
- the cobS gene encoding adenosylcobinamide-GDP ribazoletransferase, with the protein MDGLRFAFGTLTVLPARITRWDRDAARAGMLWAPLAGLVVGLFSAALGGVFLLLGSGPLLAAVVTASVPALMTRGLHLDGLADTADGLGSAKPAEDALRIMKQSDIGPFGVIVLLFVLFAQVAALYRLYEEGWAYGTVAAALAATVARLALTHASRHGVPAARPEGLGAMVASTVPVRAAALVTAGVLVGCAVAGALFSPYDALRHVLAAVAGLGAAALLLRRCVRRFGGVTGDVFGAVEEVAGTVALVALTLG; encoded by the coding sequence ATGGACGGCCTGCGTTTCGCCTTCGGCACCCTCACCGTGCTCCCCGCCCGCATCACCCGCTGGGACCGGGACGCGGCGCGGGCCGGAATGCTCTGGGCCCCGCTCGCGGGTCTCGTCGTCGGGCTCTTCTCCGCCGCGCTCGGCGGGGTGTTCCTGCTGCTCGGCTCCGGCCCGCTGCTCGCGGCGGTGGTCACGGCCTCGGTCCCGGCGCTGATGACCCGGGGCCTGCACCTGGACGGGCTCGCGGACACGGCGGACGGGCTCGGCAGCGCGAAGCCGGCGGAGGACGCGCTGCGGATCATGAAGCAGTCGGACATCGGCCCCTTCGGTGTCATCGTGCTGCTCTTCGTCCTCTTCGCCCAGGTCGCCGCGCTGTACCGGCTGTACGAGGAGGGCTGGGCGTACGGTACGGTCGCCGCCGCCCTCGCCGCCACGGTCGCGCGCCTCGCGCTCACCCACGCCTCCCGCCACGGCGTTCCGGCGGCTCGCCCGGAGGGCCTGGGCGCGATGGTCGCCTCCACCGTCCCGGTCCGCGCCGCGGCCCTGGTGACCGCGGGCGTCCTGGTGGGGTGCGCGGTGGCGGGCGCGCTGTTCTCCCCGTACGACGCGCTGCGTCACGTCCTCGCGGCCGTCGCGGGGCTCGGCGCGGCGGCGCTGCTGCTGCGGCGGTGTGTGCGGCGGTTCGGCGGGGTGACGGGCGATGTGTTCGGGGCGGTGGAGGAGGTGGCGGGCACGGTGGCGCTCGTCGCGCTGACCCTGGGTTGA
- a CDS encoding phosphatidylglycerol lysyltransferase domain-containing protein, whose translation MGEVRLSIEGAPGGTVRSRRSAAFAVWYLRAVTFVNFLSAVWVSLGQDLRRHNTDDYFTPYMLTAGFASGVFTLFLAITMRRRKRAAWILNLVLSGLFLALFALAVGLDAGIRQHAQNWISLTLTAAFVLALLLGRKEFYAKGDRSNPLLAAAVAVGGLFVTSLLAAGLVTVTNTSTGTSTFLERWRYGVMRLVTVAADDSRFDGIATPGWVDVTINVLSTLLLFAVLFAAFRSRRAVDPLTEEDEERLRLLLDKHGERDSLGYFALRREKSVVWSPSEKAAVAYRVVGGVSLASGDPIGDPEAWPGAIEPWLAEAREHGWIPAVMGASEEAGTIYARHGLDALELGDEAIVDIDEFTLDGRAMRTVRQAFNRVKRAGYEVRVRRHEDIPADEMDELLRKADDWRDGATERGFSMALGRLGDPRDGQCVMLECADERGELRAVLSFVPWGPKGLSLDLMRRDRDSENGLMEFMVIELLQRAKEIGITQVSLNFAMFRSVFERGSKLGAGPVLRMWRSLLGFFSRWWQIESLYRANAKYRPIWEPRFMLFEKSADLLRIGLAAGRAEGFLEAPGLPNWMHRKHLEGRR comes from the coding sequence ATGGGAGAGGTCCGTTTGTCCATCGAAGGAGCGCCCGGGGGAACCGTCCGTTCGCGGCGCAGCGCCGCGTTCGCCGTCTGGTACCTGCGCGCCGTCACGTTCGTCAACTTCCTGAGCGCCGTCTGGGTCTCCCTGGGCCAGGATCTCCGCCGGCACAACACGGACGACTACTTCACTCCGTACATGCTGACCGCAGGCTTCGCCTCGGGTGTCTTCACGCTCTTCCTGGCGATCACCATGCGCCGCCGCAAGCGCGCCGCGTGGATCCTGAACCTCGTGCTCAGCGGCCTGTTCCTGGCGCTGTTCGCGCTGGCCGTCGGCCTGGACGCCGGCATCCGGCAGCACGCCCAGAACTGGATCTCGCTCACCCTGACCGCCGCGTTCGTCCTCGCCCTGCTCCTCGGCCGCAAGGAGTTCTACGCGAAGGGCGACCGCTCCAACCCGCTGCTCGCCGCGGCCGTGGCGGTCGGCGGACTGTTCGTCACCTCCCTGCTCGCCGCGGGCCTGGTCACCGTCACCAACACCTCCACCGGCACCTCCACCTTCCTGGAGCGCTGGCGGTACGGCGTGATGCGGCTGGTCACCGTCGCCGCCGACGACTCGCGCTTCGACGGGATCGCCACCCCCGGCTGGGTCGACGTCACCATCAACGTCCTGTCCACGCTGCTGCTGTTCGCGGTGCTCTTCGCCGCCTTCCGTTCGCGCCGGGCCGTCGACCCGCTGACCGAGGAGGACGAGGAGAGGCTCCGGCTGCTGCTCGACAAGCACGGAGAGCGCGACTCGCTCGGCTACTTCGCGCTGCGCCGCGAGAAGAGCGTGGTGTGGTCCCCCAGCGAGAAGGCCGCCGTCGCCTACCGGGTCGTCGGCGGGGTCTCGCTCGCCTCCGGCGACCCGATCGGCGACCCCGAGGCATGGCCGGGGGCGATCGAGCCGTGGCTGGCCGAGGCCCGCGAGCACGGCTGGATCCCGGCCGTGATGGGCGCGAGCGAGGAGGCGGGCACCATCTACGCCCGGCACGGCCTGGACGCGCTCGAACTGGGCGACGAGGCGATCGTGGACATCGACGAGTTCACCCTCGACGGCCGGGCCATGCGCACGGTGCGGCAGGCGTTCAACCGGGTCAAGCGCGCCGGGTACGAGGTGCGCGTCCGGCGCCACGAGGACATCCCGGCCGACGAGATGGACGAACTGCTCCGCAAGGCCGACGACTGGCGCGACGGTGCCACCGAGCGGGGCTTCTCGATGGCGCTCGGCCGGCTCGGCGATCCGCGGGACGGTCAGTGCGTGATGCTGGAGTGCGCCGACGAGCGGGGCGAGCTGCGCGCGGTGCTCTCGTTCGTCCCCTGGGGCCCCAAGGGCCTCTCGCTGGATCTGATGCGCCGTGACCGGGACTCCGAGAACGGCCTGATGGAGTTCATGGTCATCGAACTCCTCCAGCGCGCGAAGGAGATCGGGATCACCCAGGTCTCGCTGAACTTCGCCATGTTCCGTTCCGTCTTCGAACGTGGCTCGAAGCTCGGGGCGGGACCCGTGCTGCGGATGTGGCGTTCGCTGCTCGGCTTCTTCTCCCGCTGGTGGCAGATCGAGTCGCTGTACCGCGCCAACGCCAAGTACCGACCGATCTGGGAGCCCCGCTTCATGCTCTTCGAGAAGAGCGCCGACCTGCTGCGCATCGGCCTCGCCGCGGGCCGCGCCGAAGGCTTCCTGGAAGCCCCCGGCCTGCCGAACTGGATGCACCGCAAGCACCTGGAGGGCCGGCGTTGA